Proteins found in one Zea mays cultivar B73 chromosome 1, Zm-B73-REFERENCE-NAM-5.0, whole genome shotgun sequence genomic segment:
- the LOC103636126 gene encoding nucleobase-ascorbate transporter 2-like: protein MKAIQGALIVSSSIQIILGYSQLWGIFSRFFSPVGMTPVVALLAFGLFERGFPVVGRCVEIGLPMLILFVVLSQYLKNNPSFLLLMALCIIHVHQLYTNTI, encoded by the exons ATGAAGGCCATACAGGGGGCACTGATAGTGTCCTCAAGCATTCAGATCATTCTGGGCTACAGCCAGCTGTGGGGTATTTTCTCCAG ATTCTTCAGCCCAGTGGGGATGACTCCAGTTGTTGCGCTGCTCGCATTTGGCCTCTTCGAAAGAGGTTTCCCTGTG GTTGGGAGATGCGTTGAGATTGGCCTGCCAATGCTGATCCTCTTTGTCGTGCTGTCTCAG TATCTGAAGAACAATCCGTCTTTTTTATTGCTTATGGCGTTGTGCATTATACATGTCCACCAATTATATACAAATACCATTTGA
- the LOC100283539 gene encoding uncharacterized LOC100283539, translating to MASSLAARRLLSRAAAVRRFPVPFASAPAPAMAPRSFSADAGPPPPLPPPPPQPVVEPPTSEGAGASSSSTTAGAGGAHRSSPGAAAGARRQGGAGYEEEQEKVLRASLLHVPRMGWSESAMVAGARDVGVSPAIVGAFPRKEAALVEFFMDDCLQQLMDRIDAGEGEQLKNLILSERLSKLVRMRLEMQAPYISKWPQALSIQSQPANVSTSLKQRAILVDEIWHAAGDSGSDIDWYVKRTVLGGIYSTSEVYMLTDNSPEFRDTWTFVNRRIKDALDLQKTFQEAAYLAEAVGAGMSGTVQGVLNRVFQNRSG from the exons ATGGCCTCCTCCCTCGCCGCGCGCCGCCTCCTCTCCCGCGCAGCCGCCGTGCGCCGTTTCCCCGTCCCCTTCGCCTCCGCCCCAGCCCCCGCGATGGCTCCCCGCAGTTTCTCCGCCGACGCGGGACCGCCTCCGCCGCtcccgccaccgccgccgcagCCCGTCGTCGAGCCGCCCACGTCGGAGGGCGCGGGTGCCTCGTCCTCCTCCACCACCGCTGGTGCCGGAGGGGCCCACAGGTCGTCGCCGGGAGCCGCGGCGGGGGCGCGGCGCCAGGGTGGTGCGGGCTACGAGGAGGAGCAGGAGAAGGTCCTCCGCGCGTCGCTGCTCCACGTG CCGCGCATGGGGTGGAGCGAGTCGGCCATGGTCGCGGGGGCGAGGGACGTTGGCGTGTCCCCTGCCATCGTGGGCGCATTTCCAAGGAAGGAGGCCGCCCTTGTGGAG TTTTTCATGGATGACTGCCTCCAACAACTGATGGATCGAATTGATGCTGGAGAAGGAGAGCAGTTGAAGAACTTGATACTGAGTGAGAGACTCTCAAAACTTGTTCGGATGAGGCTGGAAATGCAGGCACCTTATATATCTAAGTGGCCTCAAGCACTGAGTATTCAG TCTCAACCAGCAAACGTCTCAACAAGCTTGAAGCAGCGAGCTATCCTGGTGGATGAGATATGGCATGCTGCTGGAGATTCTGGGTCAGATATTGATTGGTATGTGAAACGTACAGTGCTTGGTGGTATCTACTCAACCTCAGAGGTGTATATGTTGACAGACAATTCTCCAG AGTTCCGTGATACTTGGACGTTTGTGAACCGCAGAATAAAGGATGCTCTTGATCTTCAGAAAACCTTCCAAGAG GCCGCATACCTCGCTGAAGCCGTGGGAGCAGGCATGAGCGGTACCGTGCAGGGTGTTCTCAACAGGGTCTTCCAGAACCGTAGTGGATGA